From a single Bradyrhizobium sediminis genomic region:
- a CDS encoding TRAP transporter substrate-binding protein — MRKTFLALLLAASVTPAFAQEKTFELKLSHWVPASHPLQKALEDWGAAVEKESGGTIKSKVFPAQQLGKAFDHYDMARDGIADVTYVNPGYQPGRFPIIGAGELPFLMSDAKGGSMALDAWYRKYAEKEMKDVKFCLAFIHSPSSFHSRAKKIVVPDDVKGMKIRPAHATMANFVTQLGGTNVQSSAPEVRDIIERGVADAVTFPWGSLLLFGIDKVTKYDMDAPLYVTTFAFVMNKDKYNQMSDKQKKAIDNNCNTEAAGRVGEPWGKFEDAGVEKIKALPGHEVYKLTPEQTALWKKASEPLIKTWAENVKKTGTDPDAAMTELRASLTKYKALAQ; from the coding sequence ATGAGGAAAACGTTCTTGGCGTTGCTGTTGGCCGCCAGTGTGACGCCTGCGTTTGCGCAGGAAAAGACCTTCGAACTGAAGCTTTCGCATTGGGTGCCGGCGTCGCACCCGCTGCAGAAGGCGCTGGAAGACTGGGGCGCGGCGGTCGAAAAGGAATCCGGCGGCACCATCAAGTCCAAGGTGTTTCCCGCCCAGCAGCTCGGCAAGGCCTTCGACCATTACGACATGGCGCGTGACGGCATCGCCGACGTCACCTACGTCAATCCGGGCTACCAGCCCGGCCGTTTCCCGATCATCGGCGCCGGCGAACTGCCGTTCCTGATGTCGGACGCCAAGGGCGGCTCGATGGCGCTCGACGCCTGGTACCGGAAATATGCCGAGAAGGAGATGAAGGACGTCAAGTTCTGCCTCGCCTTCATCCACTCGCCGTCGTCGTTCCACTCGCGTGCGAAGAAGATCGTGGTGCCGGATGACGTCAAGGGCATGAAGATCCGCCCGGCCCACGCCACCATGGCGAATTTCGTGACCCAGCTCGGCGGCACCAACGTGCAGTCCTCGGCGCCGGAAGTCCGCGACATCATCGAACGCGGCGTCGCCGACGCCGTCACCTTCCCGTGGGGATCGCTGCTGCTGTTCGGCATCGACAAGGTGACGAAATACGACATGGACGCGCCGCTCTACGTCACGACCTTCGCGTTCGTGATGAACAAGGACAAGTACAACCAGATGTCCGACAAGCAGAAGAAGGCGATCGACAACAACTGCAACACCGAGGCCGCCGGCCGCGTCGGCGAACCCTGGGGCAAGTTCGAGGACGCCGGTGTCGAGAAGATTAAGGCGCTGCCCGGTCACGAAGTCTACAAGCTGACGCCGGAGCAGACGGCGCTGTGGAAGAAGGCATCCGAGCCGCTGATCAAGACCTGGGCCGAGAATGTCAAGAAGACCGGTACCGACCCGGACGCGGCAATGACCGAACTTCGCGCATCGCTGACCAAATACAAAGCTCTGGCGCAGTAA
- a CDS encoding PaaI family thioesterase, with the protein MTTTDPDIPEGFERHFRQSPLTDPWEPLYSKRTDKAVIIGLRLARPHTNARGLIHGGLIAALADNAMGYSCAHVMGDRSSLVTIGIAIDFTGSAQVGQWLAVESDVIKTGSTICFAQSLIKADGAVIARGNATFRVVPKKAA; encoded by the coding sequence ATGACGACCACCGATCCCGATATCCCCGAAGGCTTCGAGCGCCACTTCCGGCAGAGCCCGCTGACCGATCCCTGGGAACCCTTGTATTCGAAGCGGACCGACAAGGCCGTCATCATCGGATTGCGGCTCGCCAGGCCGCATACCAATGCCCGCGGGCTGATTCACGGCGGACTGATCGCCGCACTCGCCGACAACGCCATGGGCTATAGCTGCGCCCATGTCATGGGCGACCGGTCCTCGCTGGTGACGATCGGGATCGCGATCGATTTCACGGGCTCCGCGCAGGTCGGACAGTGGCTCGCGGTCGAGAGCGACGTGATCAAGACCGGCAGCACGATCTGCTTCGCGCAGAGTCTCATCAAGGCCGACGGCGCCGTGATCGCGCGCGGCAACGCCACGTTCCGCGTGGTGCCGAAGAAGGCAGCCTGA
- a CDS encoding sensor domain-containing diguanylate cyclase — protein MALRETIATFLAAQLDFIFFLYGLAFLFLGTVCFAVGRMREPGSAWKPLGLFGFFHGAGEWLDLSALGVTDTATFALIRTMAMTASFLFLLEFARQKAIRFGLKPLEGPPLYTALILMVMLGGIVGGVPMAGAYARYGIGFFAAVAAASVFVAHARGFSGTARGLALVTAAGFALYGVAAGAVVPAAPFWPASVFNQAWFFQVTGIPIQLVRGLLACVLALSVWMIWGQLLIAEISSERYAAYLRRQFVWTLAAIMTFLACGWVLTDFLGAAYKRDIQKQAQGDINLIASRFAGEAAIVNGTVKALAESPSVLPLLTGGSGQDERRARTVLDLGVEASGARFGAILDISGTLVAASDPVDAADVSKWSAAPWFQKALAGQAGYHFAFDPADRGRYYYASYPVRRDDGSIAGVAFLQKSLDRLDADLRLFVRPNFFVNPDGIVVLTNRPDMMLRALWPLPAEARSTLIRQFGTLDDRAVVEREIKDGSWVLFNGERDLVRRSSIEHSQWSVILAMPGARIYAGRMLGIVATLLMTLMVLIYFFGREYGIRDRIQMNKRVELQELAQNLRLRATTDPLTGLYNRAKFDESLASETARSERYKTPLALIMYDVDHFKQVNDVHGHQTGDDVLVRLSEIVFECIRTTDLLARWGGEEFVILAPGLDGEAAYQAAEKLRAAIEQATFSVAGKITCSFGVAEFSEGDSAATLVARADDALYRAKMRGRNRTELVSRSDSIRGGMASVA, from the coding sequence ATGGCGCTTCGTGAAACCATTGCGACCTTCCTCGCAGCACAGCTGGATTTCATCTTCTTCCTCTACGGGCTTGCTTTCCTGTTTCTCGGCACGGTGTGCTTCGCCGTCGGGAGGATGAGAGAACCCGGGTCCGCCTGGAAGCCGCTCGGGCTGTTCGGTTTCTTTCACGGCGCCGGCGAGTGGCTGGATCTGAGCGCGCTCGGCGTCACCGACACCGCAACATTCGCGCTGATCCGCACGATGGCCATGACGGCGTCGTTCCTGTTCCTGCTGGAGTTTGCCCGGCAAAAGGCCATCCGGTTCGGCCTGAAGCCTCTCGAGGGGCCGCCGCTTTATACCGCCCTGATATTGATGGTCATGCTTGGCGGCATCGTCGGCGGCGTGCCGATGGCGGGCGCCTATGCGCGATATGGAATCGGATTCTTCGCAGCGGTGGCTGCCGCGAGCGTCTTTGTCGCGCATGCGAGGGGATTTTCCGGCACGGCAAGAGGCCTGGCATTGGTCACGGCCGCGGGATTTGCGCTCTATGGCGTCGCCGCCGGGGCTGTGGTCCCGGCCGCACCTTTCTGGCCCGCAAGTGTATTCAACCAGGCGTGGTTCTTTCAGGTCACGGGAATTCCAATCCAGCTGGTGCGCGGATTGCTTGCCTGCGTACTGGCGCTGTCGGTCTGGATGATCTGGGGCCAGCTGCTGATCGCCGAGATTTCCTCGGAACGTTACGCGGCCTATCTGCGCCGGCAGTTCGTCTGGACGCTGGCGGCGATAATGACGTTTCTGGCGTGCGGATGGGTGCTGACCGACTTCCTCGGTGCCGCCTACAAGCGGGACATCCAGAAACAGGCGCAGGGCGACATCAACCTGATCGCCAGCCGCTTTGCCGGCGAAGCCGCCATCGTGAACGGAACGGTGAAGGCGCTGGCGGAGTCGCCTTCCGTGCTGCCGTTGCTGACCGGCGGAAGTGGCCAGGACGAGCGGCGCGCGCGGACCGTTCTGGACCTCGGTGTCGAGGCCTCCGGCGCCAGGTTCGGCGCCATCCTGGATATTTCCGGCACCCTCGTCGCCGCATCCGATCCGGTCGACGCCGCCGACGTTTCGAAATGGTCCGCTGCACCCTGGTTTCAGAAGGCCCTCGCCGGGCAGGCAGGCTATCACTTCGCGTTCGATCCCGCCGACCGCGGACGCTATTACTATGCGAGCTATCCGGTTCGCCGTGACGACGGCTCGATCGCCGGCGTCGCTTTCCTTCAGAAGTCCCTCGACCGGCTCGATGCGGATCTGAGGCTGTTCGTGCGTCCCAATTTCTTCGTCAATCCCGACGGCATCGTCGTGCTGACCAACCGTCCGGACATGATGCTGCGGGCGTTGTGGCCGCTCCCAGCCGAAGCCAGGTCGACACTGATCCGGCAATTCGGAACGCTGGACGATCGGGCGGTGGTGGAACGCGAGATCAAGGACGGTAGCTGGGTTCTGTTCAACGGTGAGCGCGATCTGGTGCGCCGCAGCAGCATCGAACACAGCCAATGGTCGGTCATACTGGCGATGCCGGGCGCAAGGATATACGCCGGCCGGATGCTGGGAATCGTCGCCACGCTGCTGATGACGTTGATGGTCCTGATCTATTTCTTCGGCAGGGAATACGGCATCCGTGACCGGATCCAGATGAACAAGCGGGTCGAGTTGCAGGAGTTGGCCCAGAATCTCAGGCTGAGGGCGACCACCGATCCGCTCACCGGCCTCTACAACCGCGCGAAGTTCGACGAATCGCTGGCCAGCGAAACCGCGCGGTCGGAACGATACAAGACCCCCCTCGCCCTGATCATGTACGACGTCGACCATTTCAAGCAGGTCAACGACGTGCATGGCCACCAGACCGGTGACGACGTGCTGGTGCGTCTTTCGGAAATCGTATTCGAATGCATCCGCACCACCGACCTGCTGGCGCGATGGGGTGGAGAGGAATTCGTCATCCTTGCCCCCGGCCTGGACGGCGAGGCCGCCTATCAGGCGGCGGAGAAGCTGCGAGCGGCCATCGAACAGGCCACGTTCAGCGTCGCCGGGAAAATTACCTGCAGCTTCGGCGTCGCTGAATTCTCGGAAGGAGATTCCGCGGCAACTCTGGTGGCGCGCGCCGACGACGCGCTCTACCGGGCAAAGATGCGCGGCCGCAATCGGACTGAACTGGTGTCACGATCGGATTCGATCAGGGGCGGCATGGCCTCGGTCGCCTGA
- a CDS encoding YkgJ family cysteine cluster protein — MEPLDPAVDGENPCQACGACCAYSSNWPRFTTEDDAALDLIPEKFVNDKLSGMRCDGDRCCALSGKIGVATACGIYQVRPEVCRTCMPGDVECDMARKRHGLPALPRPGAPPD, encoded by the coding sequence ATGGAACCACTCGATCCAGCCGTGGATGGCGAAAACCCCTGCCAGGCCTGCGGCGCGTGCTGCGCCTATTCGTCGAACTGGCCGCGCTTCACCACCGAGGACGATGCCGCGCTCGATCTCATTCCGGAAAAATTCGTCAACGATAAATTATCGGGAATGCGCTGCGACGGCGACCGCTGCTGCGCGCTGTCGGGCAAGATCGGCGTGGCGACCGCCTGCGGAATCTATCAGGTGCGTCCCGAAGTCTGCCGGACCTGCATGCCCGGCGATGTCGAATGCGACATGGCGCGAAAGCGGCACGGCCTGCCGGCGCTGCCGCGGCCCGGCGCTCCGCCGGACTGA
- a CDS encoding pyridoxamine 5'-phosphate oxidase family protein: MSETHTYSSDVAFTPAVKAIQARKGSREAYAKVEQRGGWHTEIDDNLAAFLAEVNSLYFATASADGQPYIQHRGGPKGFIKILDRHTLAFADYSGNRQYITQGNLSENPKANIFLMDYAHRRRVKIWGEARVVDDDPALLTSLMPQGYKARPEQVILFRIAAWDTNCPQHIPQKFDAADVAAALASRDRRIAELEAELAALKGQPASAD, encoded by the coding sequence ATGTCAGAGACCCACACCTATTCGAGCGACGTGGCGTTCACGCCCGCGGTAAAGGCGATTCAGGCCCGCAAGGGCTCGCGCGAGGCCTATGCCAAGGTCGAGCAGCGCGGCGGCTGGCACACCGAAATCGACGACAACCTCGCCGCGTTTCTGGCCGAGGTGAACAGCCTGTATTTCGCGACCGCCAGCGCCGACGGACAGCCCTACATCCAGCATCGCGGCGGGCCGAAGGGCTTCATCAAAATCCTCGACAGGCACACGCTGGCGTTCGCCGACTACAGCGGCAACCGGCAATACATCACGCAGGGCAACCTCTCGGAAAATCCGAAGGCCAACATCTTCCTGATGGATTATGCGCATCGCCGTCGGGTCAAGATCTGGGGCGAGGCGCGCGTGGTCGACGACGATCCGGCGTTGCTGACTTCCCTGATGCCGCAAGGCTACAAGGCACGCCCGGAGCAGGTGATCCTGTTCAGGATTGCCGCATGGGACACCAACTGCCCGCAGCACATTCCGCAGAAATTCGACGCCGCCGACGTGGCGGCGGCGCTGGCCTCGCGCGATCGGCGGATTGCCGAACTGGAAGCGGAGCTGGCGGCATTGAAGGGCCAGCCCGCTTCGGCAGATTGA
- a CDS encoding DUF3237 domain-containing protein, with protein MTPQLATRYAFTITVRIGEVTSAGDIGTGVRRIIPILGGEVRGEKVNGKVCAFGADFQIIRPNELIELEAKYAFETDDGAVVYIENKGIRFGPVELLLKLKRGEPVDPGLIYFRTVPRFETGSEKYRWLMENLFIGSAARHADRVVIDVHQVL; from the coding sequence ATGACGCCGCAGCTTGCGACCAGATACGCCTTCACCATCACCGTCCGGATCGGCGAGGTGACCTCCGCCGGCGATATCGGTACCGGCGTGCGCCGGATCATCCCGATTCTGGGCGGCGAGGTCCGCGGCGAGAAGGTCAACGGCAAGGTCTGCGCGTTCGGCGCCGACTTTCAGATCATCCGGCCCAACGAACTGATCGAACTGGAGGCGAAATACGCTTTCGAGACCGACGACGGCGCGGTGGTTTATATCGAAAACAAGGGCATCCGCTTCGGCCCTGTAGAGCTGCTGCTGAAGCTGAAACGCGGCGAGCCGGTCGACCCCGGGCTGATCTATTTCCGCACCGTGCCGAGGTTCGAAACCGGAAGCGAAAAATACCGCTGGCTGATGGAGAACCTGTTCATCGGCTCCGCCGCCCGCCACGCCGACCGCGTCGTCATCGACGTGCATCAGGTGCTGTGA
- a CDS encoding TRAP transporter small permease, giving the protein MKRASMDRFIDTIEWIAAGFVGIVAANIFLAVLLRNIFSYSIPDSFDIGRMLLGILIFWGIAATSYRGGHITVDLVWANVSPRYQRWIDVFATLVLLFVVTVQTWTLFDKVRGTYNDNVVTFDMHMPTWPFFAVAWAGDVSAVLLIAIRTYRLIFHPDQMHDPKIKTVE; this is encoded by the coding sequence ATGAAGCGCGCTTCGATGGATCGTTTCATCGACACGATCGAATGGATCGCGGCCGGATTTGTCGGCATCGTCGCCGCCAATATTTTCCTCGCGGTGCTGTTGCGCAATATCTTCAGCTATTCGATCCCGGATTCCTTCGATATCGGGCGCATGCTGCTTGGCATCCTGATTTTCTGGGGCATCGCCGCGACCAGCTATCGCGGCGGCCACATCACCGTCGATCTGGTCTGGGCCAATGTCAGCCCGAGATATCAGCGCTGGATCGACGTGTTCGCGACGCTGGTGCTGCTGTTCGTGGTCACGGTGCAGACCTGGACGCTGTTCGACAAGGTGCGCGGCACCTACAATGACAACGTCGTTACCTTCGACATGCACATGCCGACCTGGCCGTTCTTCGCGGTGGCGTGGGCCGGCGACGTCTCGGCGGTGCTGCTGATCGCGATCCGCACCTACCGCCTGATCTTCCATCCGGATCAGATGCACGATCCCAAGATCAAGACCGTGGAGTAG
- a CDS encoding glutathione S-transferase family protein, giving the protein MITLYGFGAGFGLPEISPFVTKTEVQLKMAGLAYRKEKAMPPASPKGQLPYIEDEAERIADSTFIRAHIEGKYGFDFDAPLSLQARAQAWAFERMIEHHVYWALVGARWVDSENFAKGPAHFFDAVPEHLREKLREDAQFRVAENYLLSGLGRHAPDEDIDLAVRSLFALSVQLGDKPYLMGDTPCGTDATAFGALAGILTPYFASPLRGRAEQFGNLTAYVDRMMLQYYPDFAWAPQQQAA; this is encoded by the coding sequence ATGATTACGCTCTATGGCTTTGGCGCCGGCTTCGGCCTGCCGGAAATCAGCCCTTTCGTGACCAAGACCGAGGTCCAGCTCAAGATGGCGGGCCTCGCCTATCGCAAGGAAAAGGCGATGCCGCCGGCCTCTCCCAAGGGGCAGCTCCCCTATATCGAGGATGAGGCCGAGAGGATTGCCGATTCCACCTTCATTCGCGCGCATATCGAAGGCAAATACGGCTTCGACTTCGACGCCCCGCTCAGTCTGCAGGCGCGCGCGCAGGCCTGGGCGTTCGAGCGCATGATCGAGCATCACGTCTATTGGGCGCTGGTCGGCGCACGCTGGGTCGATTCGGAGAATTTCGCCAAGGGGCCGGCGCACTTCTTCGACGCGGTGCCGGAGCATCTGCGCGAAAAGCTGCGCGAGGACGCACAATTCCGCGTCGCCGAGAACTACTTGCTGAGCGGCCTCGGCCGCCACGCGCCGGACGAAGACATCGATTTGGCGGTCCGCTCGCTGTTCGCGCTGTCGGTCCAGCTCGGCGACAAGCCGTATCTGATGGGGGACACGCCTTGCGGCACCGATGCCACCGCCTTCGGCGCGCTGGCCGGGATCCTGACGCCGTACTTCGCCTCGCCATTGCGCGGGCGCGCCGAGCAGTTCGGAAATCTCACCGCCTATGTCGACCGCATGATGCTGCAATATTATCCGGACTTCGCCTGGGCGCCACAGCAGCAGGCGGCCTGA
- a CDS encoding TRAP transporter large permease, giving the protein MSTDAVAVLGFVALFALMLLRVPVGMAMGLVGVTGFGYLVGFTPALKLVGQTSMRTVTDYTFGVIPMFLLMGTFVSNSGMSRELFRAANGFVGHLRGGLGIATVAACGGFAAICGSSVATAATFSAVAYPEMRRFGYPQSFATGVIAAGGTLGAMLPPSTVLAVYGIITEQDIGKLFIAGIIPGLLAMTMYMVTIALIGYFRPGFLPTGPQTTWRERFAGLKNIWAPVLLFVFVIGGLYGLPFLPRFTPTEAGGVGATGAFLIGVLTGRLDKEKILNSLLQATRTAAAVFTVLIGALIFGYFLTVTQTPQKVTELLTGLGLGRYGILALIMVMYLVLGCLMDAMAMIILTVPIIFPVIMHLGFDPIWFGVIIVMTVELGLIHPPVGMNVFVIKSVVKDVSFSTIFRGVIPFVATDLIRLVILILFPLLATWLPQRMMG; this is encoded by the coding sequence ATGAGCACCGATGCCGTCGCCGTCCTCGGATTCGTCGCGCTGTTCGCGCTGATGCTGCTGCGCGTGCCGGTGGGCATGGCGATGGGCCTCGTCGGTGTCACCGGCTTCGGTTACCTGGTCGGCTTCACGCCGGCGCTGAAGCTGGTCGGCCAGACCTCGATGCGCACGGTGACCGACTACACCTTCGGCGTGATCCCGATGTTCCTGCTGATGGGGACCTTCGTCAGCAATTCCGGCATGAGCCGCGAGTTGTTCCGCGCCGCCAACGGCTTTGTCGGCCATTTGCGCGGCGGGCTCGGCATCGCCACGGTCGCGGCCTGCGGCGGTTTCGCCGCGATCTGCGGCTCGTCGGTGGCGACGGCGGCGACGTTCTCGGCCGTGGCCTATCCGGAAATGCGCCGCTTCGGCTATCCGCAATCCTTCGCCACCGGCGTGATCGCGGCCGGCGGCACGCTGGGCGCCATGCTGCCGCCGTCGACGGTGCTCGCGGTCTACGGCATCATCACCGAGCAGGACATCGGCAAGCTGTTCATCGCCGGCATCATTCCCGGCCTGCTCGCCATGACCATGTACATGGTGACCATCGCGCTGATCGGCTATTTCCGGCCGGGCTTCCTGCCGACCGGTCCGCAGACCACCTGGCGCGAGCGCTTTGCGGGATTGAAGAATATCTGGGCGCCGGTGCTGCTGTTCGTGTTCGTCATCGGCGGGCTGTACGGCCTGCCGTTCCTGCCGCGCTTCACGCCGACGGAGGCCGGCGGCGTCGGCGCCACCGGCGCATTCCTGATCGGGGTGCTCACCGGGCGGCTGGACAAGGAGAAGATCCTCAATTCGCTGCTGCAGGCGACCCGCACCGCCGCCGCGGTCTTCACGGTGCTGATCGGCGCCCTGATCTTCGGCTATTTCCTGACGGTGACGCAGACCCCGCAGAAGGTCACCGAGCTTCTCACCGGTCTCGGCCTCGGCCGCTACGGCATCCTCGCCCTGATCATGGTGATGTACCTGGTGCTCGGCTGCCTGATGGACGCGATGGCCATGATCATCCTGACGGTGCCGATCATCTTTCCGGTGATCATGCATCTCGGCTTCGACCCGATCTGGTTCGGCGTCATCATCGTGATGACGGTGGAGCTCGGCCTGATCCATCCGCCGGTCGGCATGAACGTGTTCGTGATCAAAAGCGTGGTCAAGGACGTGTCGTTCTCCACCATCTTCAGGGGCGTGATCCCGTTCGTGGCGACTGACCTGATCCGGCTGGTGATCCTGATTCTGTTTCCGTTGCTGGCGACCTGGCTGCCGCAGCGCATGATGGGATAG
- a CDS encoding LysR family transcriptional regulator yields the protein MDRIDAMQAFVAVADLRGFAPAARKLRLSPSGVTRLIAALEDRLGARLLQRTTRSVTLTDVGARYLERARRILGDVEEAESAVEGERTRPGGRLVVSAPVGFGRLHVSPVMSAYLLRYPEVSGELRLSDRIVNLVEDGIDLAVRIGHLADSSLVARHVGEMRRIVVASPGYLRARGEPMTPAAIVSHDTVQFGGTGASSDWRFVEQGEEIRIDCTPRFTTNSADAAIQYAEQGGGLTRVLAYQAAESLRAGRLKIVLAEFEQPLLPIHIVYPTSRLLSAKVRSFIDTVTELSDWRFGA from the coding sequence ATGGACCGCATCGACGCCATGCAGGCCTTTGTCGCCGTGGCCGACCTCCGGGGCTTTGCTCCGGCGGCCCGCAAACTCCGGTTGTCGCCGTCCGGCGTGACGCGGCTGATCGCGGCGTTGGAGGATCGCCTCGGCGCGCGGCTGCTGCAGCGAACCACGCGCTCGGTGACGCTGACCGACGTCGGCGCGCGCTATCTGGAGCGCGCCCGCCGCATCCTCGGCGATGTCGAGGAAGCCGAAAGCGCGGTCGAGGGCGAGCGGACGCGGCCGGGCGGCAGGCTGGTGGTCTCGGCGCCCGTCGGTTTCGGGCGCCTGCACGTCAGTCCGGTGATGTCGGCGTATCTGCTGCGGTATCCCGAGGTGTCAGGCGAATTGCGGCTGTCGGATCGGATCGTCAACCTGGTGGAGGACGGCATCGACCTCGCCGTCAGGATCGGTCACCTCGCCGATTCCAGCCTGGTCGCGCGCCATGTCGGCGAGATGCGGCGGATCGTGGTCGCTTCGCCGGGTTACCTGAGGGCGCGCGGCGAGCCGATGACGCCGGCGGCGATCGTATCGCATGACACCGTCCAGTTCGGCGGCACCGGTGCGTCGTCGGACTGGCGCTTTGTCGAACAGGGTGAGGAGATCCGCATCGACTGCACGCCGCGGTTCACCACCAACAGCGCCGATGCTGCGATCCAGTATGCCGAGCAGGGCGGCGGCCTGACCCGGGTGCTGGCCTATCAGGCGGCGGAGTCGCTCAGGGCCGGACGGCTCAAGATCGTGCTGGCCGAATTCGAGCAGCCGCTGCTGCCGATCCACATCGTCTATCCGACGTCGCGGCTGTTGTCGGCCAAGGTGCGCAGCTTCATCGATACCGTGACCGAGCTCAGCGACTGGCGTTTCGGGGCATGA
- a CDS encoding helix-turn-helix transcriptional regulator, with the protein MRRADRLFQIIQVLRRSRKPLTADAIAAELETSKRTIYRDIATLIGQRVPIRGEAGMGYILEKGFDLPPLMLTPDEIEAAVLGASWVAGHADAVLARAAEDLMAKIADTVPERLRPFVLEPASRARPGWRREPDRIDMARTRAHIHEGKKIALCYRDEQGRDSKRTIWPIAIGYLEAVRLLAAWCELRKDFRSFRTDRVVDAVYLDEKYPERRASLRAKWRQSLVWEPPSDA; encoded by the coding sequence ATGAGACGCGCCGACCGGCTGTTTCAGATCATTCAGGTGCTTCGCCGCTCCCGCAAACCGCTGACGGCGGATGCCATCGCGGCCGAGCTGGAGACCTCGAAACGGACCATCTACCGCGACATCGCCACCCTGATCGGACAGCGCGTGCCGATCCGCGGCGAAGCCGGCATGGGCTATATCCTGGAGAAGGGATTCGACCTGCCACCCTTGATGCTCACCCCCGACGAGATCGAGGCGGCGGTGCTTGGCGCCTCGTGGGTGGCAGGACATGCCGATGCCGTGCTCGCCAGAGCCGCCGAAGACCTGATGGCAAAAATCGCCGACACCGTCCCCGAGCGGCTGCGACCCTTCGTGCTCGAACCGGCGAGCCGCGCCCGGCCGGGCTGGCGCAGGGAACCCGACCGCATCGACATGGCGCGGACGCGCGCCCATATCCACGAAGGCAAGAAGATCGCGCTGTGCTATCGCGACGAACAGGGCCGCGACAGCAAACGCACGATCTGGCCGATTGCCATCGGCTATCTCGAGGCGGTGCGGCTATTGGCGGCCTGGTGCGAACTGCGCAAGGATTTTCGCAGTTTTCGAACCGACCGCGTCGTCGACGCGGTCTATCTCGACGAGAAATATCCGGAGCGGCGCGCCTCGCTGCGGGCGAAATGGCGACAGAGCCTGGTCTGGGAACCTCCCAGCGATGCCTGA
- the pobA gene encoding 4-hydroxybenzoate 3-monooxygenase, protein MRTKVAIIGAGPAGLLLGQLLNRCGIDNVILERQSPDYVLGRIRAGLLEEGTVALLDEVGCGARAHREGLIHDGIELAFGGRRHRIDMKAATGRTVMIYGQTEVTLDLMNARKAAGLTTVYEAADVTPLDFDTDHPRVSYVKDGVACEIACDFIAGCDGFHGVSRASVKPSAIKTFERVYPFGWLGILSETPPVSPELIYTNHERGFSLCTMRSTHRSRYYLQCSLDDHIDQWPDDRFWEELKRRLDQKAVDQLITGPSIEKSIAPLRSFVAEPMRFGRMFLAGDAAHIVPPTGAKGLNLAASDVHYLSGALREFYDEKSSAGIDGYSRQALARVWKAVRFSWWMTSMLHKFPDQGEFGARIQLAELDYLVGSKAAAASLAENYVGLPY, encoded by the coding sequence TTGCGGACAAAAGTAGCCATCATAGGCGCGGGGCCGGCGGGGCTGCTGCTCGGGCAACTGCTCAACCGCTGCGGCATCGACAACGTCATCCTGGAGCGCCAGAGCCCGGACTATGTGCTGGGCCGGATCCGCGCCGGCCTGCTCGAGGAAGGCACCGTGGCGCTGCTCGACGAGGTGGGCTGCGGCGCGCGGGCGCACCGCGAGGGCCTGATCCATGACGGCATCGAACTCGCCTTTGGCGGCCGCCGCCATCGCATCGACATGAAGGCGGCTACCGGCAGGACCGTGATGATCTACGGCCAGACCGAGGTGACGCTCGATCTGATGAATGCGCGCAAGGCGGCCGGCCTGACCACGGTCTATGAAGCTGCCGACGTCACGCCGCTTGATTTCGATACCGACCATCCGAGGGTCTCCTACGTCAAGGACGGCGTTGCCTGCGAGATCGCCTGCGATTTCATCGCCGGCTGCGACGGTTTCCACGGCGTCAGCCGCGCCAGCGTGAAACCTTCGGCGATCAAGACCTTCGAGCGGGTCTATCCGTTCGGCTGGCTCGGCATCCTGTCGGAGACGCCGCCGGTCAGCCCCGAACTGATCTATACCAACCACGAAAGAGGCTTTTCGCTCTGCACCATGCGCTCGACGCACCGCAGCCGCTACTACCTGCAATGTTCGCTCGACGATCACATCGACCAATGGCCGGACGACCGGTTCTGGGAGGAATTGAAGCGGCGGCTGGACCAGAAGGCGGTCGACCAGCTGATCACCGGCCCCTCGATCGAAAAGAGCATCGCCCCCTTGCGCAGCTTCGTCGCCGAGCCGATGCGGTTCGGACGGATGTTCCTCGCCGGCGACGCCGCCCATATCGTGCCGCCGACCGGCGCCAAGGGGCTCAACCTCGCCGCCAGCGACGTGCATTACCTCTCGGGCGCATTGCGCGAGTTCTATGACGAGAAGTCTTCCGCCGGGATCGATGGTTATTCCAGGCAGGCGCTGGCGCGGGTCTGGAAGGCGGTGCGGTTTTCGTGGTGGATGACCTCGATGCTGCACAAATTTCCCGATCAGGGCGAATTCGGCGCGCGGATTCAACTGGCCGAACTGGATTACCTGGTGGGATCGAAGGCGGCGGCGGCCTCGCTGGCGGAAAATTACGTCGGGCTGCCGTATTAG